In the genome of uncultured Pseudomonas sp., the window TACCCCGTCAATGAATGGAATATCTATGCCGCCCAAGCCTCGGATGGCGATAACTGGAATGACGATTCGCCGGTGTGTCGGGATATCTTGATCAATCAGATCATGCCGCTTGTGCAGTACTTCACCTACGTGGAAATCACCCCGCGCGAGCACCAGGCGCTGTGGTTCGAGTACGAACAGGTCAGCGAGGCATTCGCCGACACCTTCGCTCAACAGCAATTGGTTTCCGCCGGTGATATCTACCCAGTATTCCGCGACCTGTTCCAGCGGAGGCTTGCCACATGAGCAACAGCCAAGAGAAACGACGCCAACCGATTTCAACGGGCTCGGAGTGGACCTTCGAGCTGATTCGCCAGTACGACCGCGAAATCAGCCGACTGGCCGAACGCTACGCGCTGGACACCTACCCGAACCAGATCGAGCTGATCACCGCCGAACAGATGATGGACGCCTACGCCTCGGTCGGCATGCCGCTGGGCTATCACCACTGGTCCTATGGCAAACACTTCCTCAGCACCGAAAAAGGCTACAAGCGCGGGCAGATGGGCCTGGCCTACGAGATCGTGATCAACTCCGACCCGTGCATCGCCTACCTGATGGAAGAAAACACCATTTGCATGCAGGCCCTGGTGATTGCCCACGCCTGCTACGGCCACAACAGCTTCTTCAAGGGTAACTACCTGTTCCGCACCTGGACCGATGCCAGCTCGATCATCGACTACCTGGTGTTCGCCAAGCAGTACATCATGCAGTGCGAAGAGCGCCACGGCATCGATGCCGTGGAAGACCTGCTCGACTCCTGCCATGCCCTGATGAACTATGGCGTCGACCGCTACAAGCGCCCCTACCCAATCTCCGCCGAGGAAGAACGGCGGCGCATGAAGGACCGTGAAGAACACCTGCAGAAACAGATCAACGACCTCTGGCGCACCATTCCGAAGAGCGCCAGCAAGAACGACGATAAAGACAACACGCGTTTCCCCGCCGAACCGCAGGAAAACATCCTCTACTTCCTGGAAAAACACGCACCGCTGCTGGAACCCTGGCAACGCGAGATCATTCGTATCGTGCGCAAGATCGCCCAATACTTCTACCCGCAACGCCAGACCCAAGTAATGAACGAAGGCTGGGCGACCTTCTGGCACTACACCCTGATGAACGACCTGTACGACGAGGGCCTGGTTACTGAAGGTTTCATGATGGAGTTCCTACAGTCGCACACCAGCGTGGTCTACCAACCACCGTTCGACAGCCCCCATTACAGCGGCATCAACCCCTACACCCTGGGCTTTGCGATGTACCGCGACATCCGCCGGATCTGCGAAGAGCCGACCGAAGAAGATCACCGCTGGTTCCCGGAGATTGCCGGCAGCGACTGGTTGAGCACCGTGAAATTCGCCATGAGCAGCTTCAAGGATGAGAGTTTTATCCTGCAGTACCTGTCACCCAAGGTGATTCGCGACCTCAAGCTGTTCAGCATTCTCGATGACGACCAGAAAGATGAACTCTATGTCCCGGCGATCCACGATGAACCCGGCTACCAGGCCATCCGCGAAACCCTGGCGGCGCAATACAACCTGGGCAACCGTGAGCCCAACGTGCAGATCTGGAGCATCGACCGGCGTGGCGACCGCTCGCTAACCCTGCGCCACCAGCAGCACGAGCGCAAACCGTTGGGTAGTTCGACCGAGGAAGTACTGAAGCACCTGCATCGCCTGTGGGGCTTCAATATCCACCTGGAGATGTACCAAGGCGATCAGCTGATCGGCACCCAGCACGTACCGCCCCAGCATGACGCGGAACAAGGCA includes:
- a CDS encoding SpoVR family protein, which gives rise to MSNSQEKRRQPISTGSEWTFELIRQYDREISRLAERYALDTYPNQIELITAEQMMDAYASVGMPLGYHHWSYGKHFLSTEKGYKRGQMGLAYEIVINSDPCIAYLMEENTICMQALVIAHACYGHNSFFKGNYLFRTWTDASSIIDYLVFAKQYIMQCEERHGIDAVEDLLDSCHALMNYGVDRYKRPYPISAEEERRRMKDREEHLQKQINDLWRTIPKSASKNDDKDNTRFPAEPQENILYFLEKHAPLLEPWQREIIRIVRKIAQYFYPQRQTQVMNEGWATFWHYTLMNDLYDEGLVTEGFMMEFLQSHTSVVYQPPFDSPHYSGINPYTLGFAMYRDIRRICEEPTEEDHRWFPEIAGSDWLSTVKFAMSSFKDESFILQYLSPKVIRDLKLFSILDDDQKDELYVPAIHDEPGYQAIRETLAAQYNLGNREPNVQIWSIDRRGDRSLTLRHQQHERKPLGSSTEEVLKHLHRLWGFNIHLEMYQGDQLIGTQHVPPQHDAEQGSDYPRLDLMIPPI